Proteins found in one Pararge aegeria chromosome 12, ilParAegt1.1, whole genome shotgun sequence genomic segment:
- the LOC120627868 gene encoding uncharacterized protein LOC120627868 encodes MASANSECDLTSMFMQRGDGKRVKSPTRSESASRRSSLVKPNLPAEVITVKDFFDFMKTAYQVYEHLEGEEDEGSKINWEELTKLTVLNHVIEQQERDLLYQTAFSEQKTITSKSDTTIEKKSNDLLRVEKRYSCSEIEGRCRRRSLPPQARVEMLGVWTEANLNCKLNDVINEGILDSILPYLVGYKKPSKTTSVYAPIIKSTPPNSSTDVKKPASFGGFVNEKESRDRLGRRKSSVAAGQDRANQKQDGDVEIHVCDEVKGLKKDFRCAQKLLVAKMGYFADVTAGQRLEDMDISVHCDIQIFEWLMRWVKRDSILVADWPLLDAHNVVPILVSASFLQMEPLLHDCLIYCHAHMSDIVNTSTNLACLSDALLTRLAAMYTNAELEAVRDRKDKIQSRLYCKLILALAEPVPETLRGHHASLAALFKCSRCHKLLGRHVAEQVPCQPASMRIDRRGNVVSAHAKVNVKGSRVELERVHHVVVRRAARVAPRVLAPVGRLPLPALPAVRLLLPGLPDGVVLAPRAGPAHVRARGPRAAGRRAPRLLRRARLPLRDAHAEHGAPCVSHLWGSPVVLECPQGCQFREHVPDERLAADAAVAELYAGLRDVIAMRPPQLLLPERLTRLVPRESGDESGGRLQCKEVFWWEGIQLVPPRPPLGLLGKLYTSNSKFNPNARPGSPALGTTRTSAQSLAANCSSGPCASPDSREVTPKPLKEETPKNKPGAGAPHAADGGAGGEAAASDCERSDQSSDSGASDEDAPRPALAGPRPPPPPASTQARRGRAAGRVWLAAQSARSNQDGQRRFEERAAAAMRAALARRHQHAAAARALPGTAAPSCAWRRSGASGTAARRAGGAAPRPPRAATRRLSSSEGAAQETRPHSGRRCRLNIS; translated from the exons ATGGCAAGTGCAAATTCTGAATGTGATTTAACTTCTATGTTTATGCAAAGAGGTGATGGCAAAAGGGTAAAAAGTCCAACAAGATCTGAATCAGCTTCCAGAAGAAGTTCCCTGGTAAAACCTAATTTACCAGCCGAGGTTATCACTGTCAAAGATTTTTTCGACTTTATGAAAACTGCCTACCAAGTATACGAACACTTGGAAGGTGAAGAAGACGAAGGATCAAAAATAAACTGGGAGGAGTTGACGAAACTGACAGTGTTAAACCACGTCATCGAGCAGCAGGAGAGAGACCTGTTGTATCAGACGGCGTTCAGCGAACAGAAGACCATCACCAGCAAGAGCGACACTACGATCGAGAAGAAAAGCAATGACCTCTTGCGCGTTGAGAAACGGTACAGCTGCAGTGAAATCGAGG GAAGGTGCCGCAGACGCTCGCTGCCTCCGCAAGCCCGCGTGGAGATGCTGGGGGTGTGGACGGAAGCTAACCTTAACTGCAAGCTGAATGAC GTAATTAATGAAGGAATACTGGATTCCATTCTTCCATATTTAGTCGGCTATAAGAAGCCATCCAAGACGACGAGTGTGTATGCGCCCATCATTAAGAGTACTCCGCCCAACTCGTCCACGGACGTCAAAAAGCCCGCCAGCTTCGGAG GATTCGTCAACGAGAAAGAATCAAGGGATCGTCTCGGTCGACGCAAGTCGTCGGTGGCGGCTGGTCAGGACCGCGCGAATCAAAAACAAGA CGGCGACGTGGAGATCCACGTGTGCGACGAGGTGAAGGGGCTGAAGAAGGACTTCCGCTGCGCGCAGAAGCTGCTGGTGGCCAAGATGGGCTACTTCGCCGACGTCACGGCCGGCCAGCGCCTCGAGGACATGGACATCTCCGTGCACTGCGACATCCAG ATCTTCGAGTGGCTGATGCGCTGGGTGAAGCGCGACTCCATCCTGGTGGCGGACTGGCCGCTGCTGGACGCGCACAACGTCGTGCCCATCCTCGTGTCCGCCTCCTTCCTGCAG ATGGAGCCCCTGCTGCACGACTGCCTGATCTACTGCCACGCGCACATGAGCGACATCGTGAACACTTCCACTAACTTGGCGTGTCTCAGTGACGCCCTGCTCACTAG GTTGGCGGCCATGTACACCAACGCGGAGCTGGAGGCCGTGCGCGACCGCAAGGACAAGATCCAGTCGCGCCTGTACTGCAAGCTGATCCTGGCGCTGGCCGAGCCCGTGCCGGAGACGCTGCGCGGCCACCACGCCTCGCTGGCCGCGCTCTTCAAGTGCAGCAG GTGCCACAAGCTGCTGGGCCGCCACGTGGCGGAGCAGGTGCCGTGCCAGCCCGCCAGCATGCGCATCGACCGCCGCGGCAACGTGGTCTCCGCGCACGCCAA AGTGAACGTCAAGGGATCCCGCGTGGAGCTTGAACGAGTACATCACGTGGTTGTACGGAGAGCTGCGCGCGTGGCGCCGCGTGTACTGGCGCCTGTGGGCCGACTGCCACTTCCTGCGCTGCCAGCTGTGCGACTCCTTCTTCCCGGCCTACCAG ATGGAGTGGTGCTCGCACCACGAGCAGGGCCCGCACATGTTCGCGCGCGAGGGCCGCGCGCCGCTGGCCGCCGGGCGCCACGCCTGCTGCGGCGAGCGCGCCTACCGCTTCGAGACGCTCACGCGGAACACG GTGCGCCGTGCGTGTCACACCTTTGGGGCTCACCCGTAGTCCTCGAATGCCCTCAGGGCTGCCAGTTCCGCGAGCACGTGCCCGACGAGCGGCTGGCGGCGGACGCGGCCGTCGCGGAGCTGTACGCCGGCCTGCGGGACGTCATCGCCATGCGCCCGCCGCAGCTGCTGCTGCCCGAGCGCCTCACGCGGCTCGTGCCCAGAG AATCGGGTGACGAGTCGGGCGGGCGGCTGCAGTGCAAGGAGGTGTTCTGGTGGGAGGGCATCCAGCTGGtgccgccgcgcccgccgctgGGCCTGCTGGGCAAGCTGTACACCAGCAACAGCAAGTTCAACC CGAACGCGCGGCCTGGCTCGCCTGCTTTGGGCACGACTCGCACGTCCGCGCAGTCGCTCGCAGCTAACTGCTCCAGTGGCCCGTGCGCGTCCCCAGACAGCCGCGAGGTTACTCCGAAGCCGCTCAAAGAAGAAACTCCGAAAAATAAG CCAGGTGCCGGCGCGCCGCACGCCGCCGACGGAGGCGCGGGCGGCGAGGCCGCGGCCTCCGACTGCGAGCGCAGCGACCAGAGCTCCGACAGCGGCGCCAGCGACGAGGACGCGCCGCGTCCCGCGCTCGCCGGCCCgcgcccgccgccgccgcccgccAGCACGCA ggcgcggcgcgggcgcgcgGCGGGGCGCGTGTGGCTGGCGGCGCAGTCGGCGCGCAGCAACCAGGACGGCCAGCGCCGTTTCGAGgagcgcgccgccgccgccatGCGCGCCGCGCTCGCCCGCCGCCACCAGCACGCGGCCGCCGCGCGCGCGCTCCCCGGTACG GCGGCGCCATCGTGCGCCTGGAGGCGGAGTGGCGCGAGCGGcacggcggcgcggcgggcgggcggcgcggcgccgcgaCCACCGCGCGCCGCCACGCGCCGCTTAAGTTCAAGTGAAGGCGCCGCGCAAGAGACGCGCCCGCACAGCGGCAGGCGCTGTCGACTCAATATATCCTGA
- the LOC120627812 gene encoding TBC1 domain family member 22B isoform X2 produces the protein MESARAEHDKIELAAESFWRTPQRAVPGRPRQRIERSEVMSGSSYQQFQASVNDAWDLGDDDIISGIAETRISRAISHTAALNVINSHRNSTKGASKSDARSEAPPARADEVRRPGAAGPLRHYPGRPRPVRLSALASREESNESKLERFQQLLNSAVLDLDELKQLSWSGIPAKARAVTWRLLAGYLPANAERRAETLQRKRADYRHLVRQYYDAEREEDTYRQIHIDIPRMSPLVALFQQPTVQVMFERVLYIWAIRHPASGYVQGINDLVTPFFMVFLQEAAPGRELDDFPLDSLRAEQRDIIEADSFWCLSKFLDSIQDNYIFAQLGIQYKFSFRWMNNLLTREIPLACSIRLWDTYLAESDGFASFQLYVCAAFLLHWRERLLLERDFQGLMLLLQNVPTHNWSDSHIGVLVAEAYRLKFAFADAPSHLAPAGRGAPGHQAPAGRGARS, from the exons ATGGAAAGCGCCCGAGCCGAACATGACAAGATCGAATTGGCGGCTGAAAGTTTCTGGAGGACTCCGCAGAGAGCCGTTCCGGGCAGGCCTCGTCAGAGGATCGAGCGAAGCGAGGTTATGTCGGGCTCGTCCTACCAGCAGTTCCAGGCGTCCGTGAACGACGCCTGGGACTTGGGCGATGACGATATCATCTCCGGCATAGCCGAGACGAGGATATCACGCGCCATATCGCACACGGCGGCGTTGAATGTGATCAACTCGCACCGCAACAGCACGAAGGGCGCTAGCAAGAGCGACGCGCGATCGGAGGCCCCGCCTGCGCGCGCGGACGAGGTGCGGCGGCCGGGCGCAGCGGGCCCCCTGCGCCACTACCCGGGCCGGCCGCGGCCCGTGCGCCTTTCGGCGCTCGCGTCCCGCGAGGAGAGCAATGAGTCCAAGCTGGAACGTTTCCAGCAGCTGCTGAACAGTGCCGTGCTGGACCTGGACGAGCTCAAGCAGCTCAGTTGGTCGGGCATACCTGCGAAG GCGCGCGCGGTGACGTGGCGCCTGCTGGCCGGCTACCTGCCCGCCAACGCGGAGCGGCGCGCCGAGACGTTGCAGCGCAAGCGCGCGGACTACCGTCACCTCGTGCGCCAGTACTACGACGCGGAGCGCGAGGAGGACACCTACCGCCAGATCCACATCGACATCCCGCGCATGAGCCCCCTCGTGGCGCTGTTCCAGCAGCCCACAGTGCAG GTGATGTTCGAGCGCGTGCTGTACATCTGGGCCATCCGTCACCCCGCGTCGGGCTACGTGCAGGGCATCAACGACTTGGTCACGCCCTTCTTCATGGTGTTCCTGCAGGAGGCGGCGCCGGGCCGCGAGCTCGACGACTTCCCTCTCGACAGCCTCCGCGCCGAGCAGCGGGACATCATCGAGGCGGACTCCTTCTGGTGCCTCTCCAAGTTCCTGGACAGCATCCAGGACAACTACATATTCGCGCAGCTCGGGATACAGTACAAG TTCTCGTTCCGCTGGATGAACAACCTGCTGACGCGCGAGATCCCGCTGGCCTGCAGCATCCGCCTGTGGGACACGTACCTGGCCGAGTCGGACGGCTTCGCCAGCTTCCAGCTCTACGTGTGCGCCGCCTTCCTGCTGCACTGGCGCGAGCGCCTGCTGCTCGAGCGGGACTTCCAG GGCCTGATGCTGTTGCTGCAGAACGTGCCCACGCACAACTGGTCGGACTCGCACATCGGCGTGCTGGTGGCGGAGGCCTACCGCCTCAAGTTCGCCTTCGCCGACGCGCCCAGCCACCTGGCGCCCGCGGGCCGCGGAGCGCCCGGCCACCAGGCGCCCGCCGGCCGCGGCGCGCGCAGCTGA
- the LOC120627812 gene encoding TBC1 domain family member 22B isoform X1, whose amino-acid sequence MESARAEHDKIELAAESFWRTPQRAVPGRPRQRIERSEVMSGSSYQQFQASVNDAWDLGDDDIISGIAETRISRAISHTAALNVINSHRNSTKGASKSDARSEAPPARADEVRRPGAAGPLRHYPGRPRPVRLSALASREESNESKLERFQQLLNSAVLDLDELKQLSWSGIPAKARAVTWRLLAGYLPANAERRAETLQRKRADYRHLVRQYYDAEREEDTYRQIHIDIPRMSPLVALFQQPTVQVMFERVLYIWAIRHPASGYVQGINDLVTPFFMVFLQEAAPGRELDDFPLDSLRAEQRDIIEADSFWCLSKFLDSIQDNYIFAQLGIQYKVRQLCELIARIDGALHEHLRRHGVDYLQFSFRWMNNLLTREIPLACSIRLWDTYLAESDGFASFQLYVCAAFLLHWRERLLLERDFQGLMLLLQNVPTHNWSDSHIGVLVAEAYRLKFAFADAPSHLAPAGRGAPGHQAPAGRGARS is encoded by the exons ATGGAAAGCGCCCGAGCCGAACATGACAAGATCGAATTGGCGGCTGAAAGTTTCTGGAGGACTCCGCAGAGAGCCGTTCCGGGCAGGCCTCGTCAGAGGATCGAGCGAAGCGAGGTTATGTCGGGCTCGTCCTACCAGCAGTTCCAGGCGTCCGTGAACGACGCCTGGGACTTGGGCGATGACGATATCATCTCCGGCATAGCCGAGACGAGGATATCACGCGCCATATCGCACACGGCGGCGTTGAATGTGATCAACTCGCACCGCAACAGCACGAAGGGCGCTAGCAAGAGCGACGCGCGATCGGAGGCCCCGCCTGCGCGCGCGGACGAGGTGCGGCGGCCGGGCGCAGCGGGCCCCCTGCGCCACTACCCGGGCCGGCCGCGGCCCGTGCGCCTTTCGGCGCTCGCGTCCCGCGAGGAGAGCAATGAGTCCAAGCTGGAACGTTTCCAGCAGCTGCTGAACAGTGCCGTGCTGGACCTGGACGAGCTCAAGCAGCTCAGTTGGTCGGGCATACCTGCGAAG GCGCGCGCGGTGACGTGGCGCCTGCTGGCCGGCTACCTGCCCGCCAACGCGGAGCGGCGCGCCGAGACGTTGCAGCGCAAGCGCGCGGACTACCGTCACCTCGTGCGCCAGTACTACGACGCGGAGCGCGAGGAGGACACCTACCGCCAGATCCACATCGACATCCCGCGCATGAGCCCCCTCGTGGCGCTGTTCCAGCAGCCCACAGTGCAG GTGATGTTCGAGCGCGTGCTGTACATCTGGGCCATCCGTCACCCCGCGTCGGGCTACGTGCAGGGCATCAACGACTTGGTCACGCCCTTCTTCATGGTGTTCCTGCAGGAGGCGGCGCCGGGCCGCGAGCTCGACGACTTCCCTCTCGACAGCCTCCGCGCCGAGCAGCGGGACATCATCGAGGCGGACTCCTTCTGGTGCCTCTCCAAGTTCCTGGACAGCATCCAGGACAACTACATATTCGCGCAGCTCGGGATACAGTACAAG GTGCGGCAGCTGTGCGAGCTCATCGCGCGCATCGACGGCGCGCTGCACGAGCACCTGCGGCGCCACGGCGTGGACTACCTGCAGTTCTCGTTCCGCTGGATGAACAACCTGCTGACGCGCGAGATCCCGCTGGCCTGCAGCATCCGCCTGTGGGACACGTACCTGGCCGAGTCGGACGGCTTCGCCAGCTTCCAGCTCTACGTGTGCGCCGCCTTCCTGCTGCACTGGCGCGAGCGCCTGCTGCTCGAGCGGGACTTCCAG GGCCTGATGCTGTTGCTGCAGAACGTGCCCACGCACAACTGGTCGGACTCGCACATCGGCGTGCTGGTGGCGGAGGCCTACCGCCTCAAGTTCGCCTTCGCCGACGCGCCCAGCCACCTGGCGCCCGCGGGCCGCGGAGCGCCCGGCCACCAGGCGCCCGCCGGCCGCGGCGCGCGCAGCTGA